The genomic region TGAACTCAGCCATGATCGCCTTGCCATAGCCGGTGATCAGGGGGCAGCAGCTATAGCCGTCGTAGGCCGCCGCTAAGGGCTGGCCATCGAGCAGGGCAAGCAGGTTGGCCACCAGCACCGGCGCCTGGCCACGCACCGCCGCGGCCGTCTTGGAGTTCGGCATGCCACTGACATCGCCGAGCGAAAACACATTGGCGTAGCGGGTGTGCTGCAGGCTGAACTTGTCGACCTCGACGAAGCCGCTCGCCGCTGCCAGCGGGCTATCTGCCACCACCTGGGGGGCAGCCATCGGCGGCGTCACGTGCAGCATCCCGTAACCGATCACTTCTTCGCGGCTGGTGTCTCCCTCACTCACCTTGAACACCGCCTCCCGACTCTGGGGACGCACCTCCGTAAGCACGTGGTTGTAGCGGGCATCAATACCCTTGCGCTTCACCACCTCCCGTAGCGGTGCGGCATATACGGGCACTCCGAAGATGCCAGGCGTGGCGGTGGCATAGATCACCTTTGCCGCTAGTCGCTTCTTGGCAACAACATCGGCAGCCAGATAGGCGATCTTCTGGGGCGCCCCCGGACACTTGATCGGCATCGGCGCACAAGTAAACACGGCGTTGCCGTCGGCCCCCTGGCCGCCCTTGAAGGCCTGGAGAGTGTCCCAGGTGTAGGCGGCGTGGTGCTGGCTGTAGTTGCTGCACACCCCGCCCTGGCCAAGGGCCTCGGGCAGGCCCTTGATCTTGTCCCAGCAGAGCTGCAGGCCGGTGGCCACCACCAGCACGTCGTAGCTGAGGCTCTGGCCGCTGGCTGTGCTCACCAGGTTGCGATCCGGATCGAAACCAGCCACCGCATCCCGGATCCAGGTCACCCCCGCTGGGATGAGATCTGCCTCAGAGCGGCGAGTCTCCTCAAGGCTGAACACACCTGCACCCACCAGGGTCCAGCCCGGTTGGTAGTAGTGATCGCTGGAGGGCTCGAAAATCGTTACCGCAAGTGCCGGACGGGCCCGTTTCAGCTGGGCGGCGGCGGTGATGCCGGCGGCGCCGCCGCCGACAATCAAAATTTGGTGATGGGCCATAAAAAGGGCCGCTGGTGGAGCAGCGGCTGGATGCCATTCCCCCGCTTTAGACGGGAAGCGTCAAGTCGACAAGCACGAAGGGTTCACACCGCCAAGGATTCACACCGATTCGGTTACCTCGCGTTTGAGCAGGGCGTAGAGATAGTCGGGTGCCTTGTAACGGGTGGGTAGGCAGGAGTGGAGCAGGCTGAGTCGGTCCCAGGCCACGGTGCGCTTGATCGCCTCCAAACTGCGCCCTTCCCGGATCAGTAGCCGTAGGGCCTTGCAGCAGCCGGAGTAACCAGCTTCCAATTCTCCGATCGTGGGTTTGGGGGCAACGGTCATGCTGGGAAAGTTCGGAAGGAAGCCCGCCGACGAACTCGATACAACGCTAAACAGAGGGTTGTGTGCCCGCGGCAACAATGCCGTCCAGACACGAATCCTTACCAGTTCCACCACCACCGATCCCGCGCCATGCCAAGCCAGCAGCTGAGCCTGCGTCAACCCGATGACTGGCATGTGCATCTGCGGGATGGCTCCATGCTCCAAGCCGTCGCCCTGGCTACGGCCCGCCAGTTCGCCCGGGCGATCGTGATGCCAAACCTGAGCCCGCCTGTCACTACTGCTGCGGCAGCCGAGGCCTATCGCCGCCGCATCCGCGAAGCCTTGCCCGACGGCAGTCGCTTCGAACCACTGCTGACGGCGTACCTCACCGATGCCATTGATCCCGCCGAAATCGAACGGGGCTTCCGCCAGGGGGCCTGGGTGGCCTGCAAGCTCTACCCAGCCCATGCCACCACCAATTCAGCCGCTGGCGTCAGCTCAATCGAGGCGATCACGCCCGTGCTCGACACCCTCGAGCGCATCGGCATGCCCTTGCTGATCCACGGCGAAGTAACCAGCGCCGATATCGACATTTTTGACCGGGAGGCGGTATTCATCGAGCGCCACCTGGAGCCCCTACTGGGGCGCCACCCCGGCCTGAAGGTGGTGCTTGAGCACATCACCACCAGTGATGCGGTTGATTTTGTGCGTAGCGGGCCGGGCAACCTGGCGGCCACGATCACGCCCCACCACCTGCACATCAACCGCAACGCCATGTTTGCCGGCGGCCTGCGGCCCGACCTCTACTGCCTGCCGGTGGCCAAGCGGGAACTGCACCGGATCGCCCTGCGGGGCGCCGCCACCTCCGGCAACCCGAAGTTCTTCCTGGGCACCGATTCCGCACCCCATGCCCGCACTGCCAAGGAAGCGGCCTGCGGCTGCGCTGGCATCTTCAATGCCCCATTTGCGCTGGAGAGCTACGCGGCGGTATTTGAGCAGGAGAACGCCCTGGAGAGGCTGGAGGCCTTCGCCTCAGAGTTTGGGCCCCGGTTTTACGGGCTACCGCTCAACGAGACCAAGGTCACCCTGGAGCGGCAGCCCCTGGAGGTACCCAGCCGGCTCCACCTCAATGATGCGGCCGGCACCGCCGTCGAACTGGTGCCCTTCCATGCTGGAGAAACCCTGCCCTGGCGGCTAGTGCAGCCCTGAGCCACCGAGGTGGTAGCAGGCCCGCCCCAGGTGCTGGCTCACCCGCTGCAGCCAGCGAATCGCCTCCAGCCGGGCCGTACCGGCATCGACATTCAGCTCGCCCCTGGCCACCACTGCCAGCACCTCCTGGCGGTATGGCCCGACACGGCGATGTAACTCCTGGGCACAGGCGCTGACCAGGGCGCTGGCTTGAGCCCAGTGGCCCTGCTGCACCAGCACGGGCAGCTGCTCAAGGGTGGCCAGGAGCTTCTGGCGCTCGCTAGCCAAACTCGGGCTTGTGGCTGCGGTGCGCAGGCGGTCCTGCTCCTCTTCACAACGCTCATGTAGGCGCTGAAGATGATCAAGACCATGCAGCAGGTGGAGCAGGGCCTCCCTTACCGCTTCATCGCTGCCCGGATGCGGCCCCGGCGCCAAGTGGATCTGATCGAGATAAAGCTGGAGTCGATCTAAATCGGCCTGCAGCACAGCCAGCCGCTGAGCGCCTGAGGCGGGCCTGCCGTTGCCCCTAGCCAGCCCATCGCTCAGCAACTGGAGCATTTCCAGCAGACACGCCTGCAGGGACTGGCGGGCCAGGCCGATGGCAGCAGCGGGCTCGGCCGGCGGCGTGTCAGCCAGATCATCGATCAGGCGTCCCTCCCCCGGCCGCACCACCCGCCGGATCAGGGCGGCAAATGGCGCGGTGAACGGCAGCACAAGCAGCACACCAAGCAGGTTGAAACCGGTGTGGAAAGCGGTGAGAGCAAATTCAGGGTCCTGCTGGCTCAGGGCTGGCCAACCCAGCCGTAGCAGCGCCAGGTAGGCCGGCAGCAGCAGGAAGGCCCCGATCGCGGTGAGGAGGTTGAAGATCACATGAG from Cyanobium sp. Tous-M-B4 harbors:
- a CDS encoding DUF3136 domain-containing protein, with protein sequence MTVAPKPTIGELEAGYSGCCKALRLLIREGRSLEAIKRTVAWDRLSLLHSCLPTRYKAPDYLYALLKREVTESV
- a CDS encoding FAD/NAD(P)-binding oxidoreductase — encoded protein: MAHHQILIVGGGAAGITAAAQLKRARPALAVTIFEPSSDHYYQPGWTLVGAGVFSLEETRRSEADLIPAGVTWIRDAVAGFDPDRNLVSTASGQSLSYDVLVVATGLQLCWDKIKGLPEALGQGGVCSNYSQHHAAYTWDTLQAFKGGQGADGNAVFTCAPMPIKCPGAPQKIAYLAADVVAKKRLAAKVIYATATPGIFGVPVYAAPLREVVKRKGIDARYNHVLTEVRPQSREAVFKVSEGDTSREEVIGYGMLHVTPPMAAPQVVADSPLAAASGFVEVDKFSLQHTRYANVFSLGDVSGMPNSKTAAAVRGQAPVLVANLLALLDGQPLAAAYDGYSCCPLITGYGKAIMAEFNYEQQPVPSFPLDPTKERWSMWWIKRKLLPGLYWNRMLTGAQHERRFIPGLKGSAV
- the pyrC gene encoding dihydroorotase translates to MPSQQLSLRQPDDWHVHLRDGSMLQAVALATARQFARAIVMPNLSPPVTTAAAAEAYRRRIREALPDGSRFEPLLTAYLTDAIDPAEIERGFRQGAWVACKLYPAHATTNSAAGVSSIEAITPVLDTLERIGMPLLIHGEVTSADIDIFDREAVFIERHLEPLLGRHPGLKVVLEHITTSDAVDFVRSGPGNLAATITPHHLHINRNAMFAGGLRPDLYCLPVAKRELHRIALRGAATSGNPKFFLGTDSAPHARTAKEAACGCAGIFNAPFALESYAAVFEQENALERLEAFASEFGPRFYGLPLNETKVTLERQPLEVPSRLHLNDAAGTAVELVPFHAGETLPWRLVQP
- a CDS encoding Na/Pi cotransporter family protein, which encodes MTLSGSSLFNAAGGLGLFLLGMGLMTEALRSLAGNSLRQALLRFTRSPWSGAAAGAIGTALVQSSTATTVATVGFVSAGLLSFQSSLGIIFGANVGSTGLGWLVALFGIKFELAGVMLPLLLVGAGLRLLGRGRQALLGQALAGLALLFLGIDALQEALAGQGLLLDPARFDASLPGGRLQLLLLGLLSTVITQSSGAGVATTLAALASGVIGLPQACALVIGMDVGTTVTAVMASLGASLSARRTAAAHVIFNLLTAIGAFLLLPAYLALLRLGWPALSQQDPEFALTAFHTGFNLLGVLLVLPFTAPFAALIRRVVRPGEGRLIDDLADTPPAEPAAAIGLARQSLQACLLEMLQLLSDGLARGNGRPASGAQRLAVLQADLDRLQLYLDQIHLAPGPHPGSDEAVREALLHLLHGLDHLQRLHERCEEEQDRLRTAATSPSLASERQKLLATLEQLPVLVQQGHWAQASALVSACAQELHRRVGPYRQEVLAVVARGELNVDAGTARLEAIRWLQRVSQHLGRACYHLGGSGLH